One genomic segment of Dehalogenimonas alkenigignens includes these proteins:
- the rpiB gene encoding ribose 5-phosphate isomerase B — protein MVNLAVAADHGGFALKQALVPLLRSEGHRIIDLGACDFQPDDDYPDYAEKIAREINAGNTRRGLLICGSGAGACITANKIPGIRASVCHDTYSAHQSVEHDDMNVLCLGARVLGLSLALELTRAFLGAEFIDEPRYRRRLDKITEIERRALLNR, from the coding sequence ATGGTTAACCTGGCTGTCGCCGCCGATCATGGAGGTTTCGCTCTGAAACAAGCCCTGGTCCCTTTATTGCGAAGTGAAGGCCACCGCATTATTGATCTCGGTGCCTGTGATTTTCAACCTGATGACGACTATCCGGATTATGCCGAAAAAATCGCCCGGGAAATTAATGCCGGCAATACCCGGCGAGGCCTTTTAATCTGCGGATCCGGAGCCGGCGCCTGCATCACGGCTAATAAAATCCCCGGCATTCGCGCTTCTGTATGCCACGACACTTATTCTGCACATCAGTCGGTGGAACATGATGATATGAATGTTTTATGCCTTGGTGCCAGAGTCCTGGGCCTTTCGCTTGCCCTGGAACTGACCCGAGCGTTTCTCGGCGCCGAATTCATCGACGAACCAAGGTACCGCCGTCGTCTCGATAAGATTACGGAAATTGAACGGCGTGCCCTCCTTAACCGGTAA
- the tkt gene encoding transketolase, protein MNSKLDKLSINVIRFLSADMVQKAASGHPGAPMGAAAMTYALWQKHLKHNPADPSWCDRDRFVLSAGHASALLYSLLYLTGYDLSIDDLQSFRQWGSKTPGHPEHGLTPGVEATTGPLGQGFGNGVGMAIAEKWLAARFNKPGYSIVDHYTYVICSDGDLMEGVASESASLAGALGLGKLIYLYDDNKITIEGDTANYFNEDVGARFRAYGWHVIGPIDGMDPEAVDTALTEARSDTTRPKLIICRTIIGYGSPTRAGTGAAHGEPLGDAELSAAKECLGCSHLEPFQIPAEVHASMSARAIGEARQLEWQRLMNRYTAAFPVEAAQFQDFLAGNLPQGWNDGLENMFKPSEKPLATREASGKIINLIGKRIENLLGGSADLAPSTKTVMEFESLFGASNSTARNLQFGVREHAMGAVLNGLALHGGIIPYGATFLVFYDYMRPSVRLAAIQELNVVYVFTHDSIGLGEDGPTHQPVEHLAGLRSVPNLVTIRPADAAETAFAWEMALERQDGPTALVLTRQKLPIFDRTEMGAATLTRRGGYILWQADDNPKIILIATGSEVHFALAAAKIIQGEGIASRVVSLPSWEVFEAQPQAYRDQVLPPEIWRRVSVEAGRSLGWERYVGCRGVIIGLDRFGASAPGNVLFEQFGFTSQHIAKAARTLIGEIDG, encoded by the coding sequence ATGAACAGCAAACTCGATAAACTTTCCATAAACGTAATCCGGTTTTTATCGGCTGACATGGTGCAAAAAGCTGCCTCAGGCCATCCGGGGGCGCCGATGGGCGCCGCCGCGATGACTTACGCCCTGTGGCAAAAACACCTGAAACATAATCCAGCCGACCCGTCATGGTGTGACCGTGACCGTTTTGTGCTGTCAGCCGGGCACGCCTCAGCCCTTCTTTATTCTTTGCTATACCTTACCGGATATGATCTGTCGATTGATGATCTCCAGAGCTTTCGCCAATGGGGGTCAAAAACACCGGGTCACCCGGAACATGGGCTGACACCCGGGGTTGAAGCCACCACCGGGCCACTGGGCCAGGGTTTCGGCAACGGAGTCGGCATGGCAATCGCGGAGAAGTGGTTGGCGGCGCGATTCAACAAACCGGGGTACAGTATTGTTGATCATTACACTTATGTCATTTGCTCTGACGGAGACCTCATGGAAGGCGTTGCCTCGGAATCAGCGTCCCTGGCAGGCGCCCTGGGATTGGGCAAACTGATCTACCTGTATGATGATAATAAAATCACGATCGAAGGAGATACCGCAAATTATTTCAACGAAGACGTGGGTGCCCGTTTTAGAGCCTACGGCTGGCATGTTATCGGACCGATCGACGGAATGGACCCGGAAGCGGTGGATACCGCTTTAACGGAGGCTCGAAGCGATACCACAAGACCCAAACTGATTATTTGCCGCACTATCATCGGTTACGGCTCTCCTACCCGGGCTGGTACCGGCGCGGCTCACGGTGAGCCTCTGGGAGACGCTGAACTTTCCGCTGCTAAAGAGTGTCTGGGATGCTCCCATCTTGAGCCATTCCAAATTCCAGCCGAAGTCCATGCTAGCATGTCCGCGAGAGCCATCGGGGAAGCCCGCCAGTTAGAATGGCAGCGTCTTATGAACCGATACACGGCTGCATTCCCGGTTGAAGCAGCGCAGTTCCAGGATTTTCTGGCCGGGAACCTGCCGCAGGGTTGGAACGACGGTTTAGAAAATATGTTCAAGCCGTCGGAGAAACCGCTAGCCACCCGCGAAGCTTCCGGCAAGATCATAAACCTGATCGGCAAACGAATCGAAAACCTCCTGGGGGGTTCGGCCGACCTTGCGCCATCCACCAAAACAGTTATGGAATTCGAGAGTCTCTTTGGCGCCTCCAATTCTACCGCCCGCAATCTTCAATTCGGGGTCCGGGAACACGCCATGGGGGCAGTCCTAAACGGCCTGGCGCTGCACGGCGGCATAATCCCATACGGAGCCACATTCCTTGTGTTTTATGACTACATGCGCCCTTCAGTGCGTCTGGCGGCCATACAGGAACTCAATGTGGTGTATGTTTTTACTCATGATTCAATCGGTCTGGGCGAGGACGGACCGACGCACCAGCCGGTCGAACACCTGGCTGGCCTGCGTTCAGTGCCGAATCTCGTAACAATCCGGCCTGCCGACGCCGCGGAAACCGCCTTCGCTTGGGAAATGGCTCTAGAGCGGCAGGACGGACCGACCGCACTGGTCCTCACCCGCCAGAAGCTGCCGATTTTTGACCGGACGGAAATGGGGGCAGCGACGCTGACCCGGCGCGGCGGCTATATCCTGTGGCAGGCTGACGACAATCCCAAGATAATCCTTATCGCCACCGGCTCCGAGGTGCACTTCGCCCTAGCCGCAGCCAAAATCATCCAGGGTGAAGGCATCGCCAGCCGAGTCGTATCACTACCATCCTGGGAGGTGTTCGAAGCCCAACCGCAGGCTTACCGTGATCAAGTGCTGCCGCCGGAAATCTGGCGGCGAGTGAGCGTGGAGGCTGGACGTTCTCTAGGTTGGGAACGCTACGTCGGTTGCCGGGGCGTTATCATTGGTCTTGACCGGTTCGGGGCTTCCGCTCCTGGGAATGTATTGTTCGAGCAATTCGGATTCACCTCCCAGCACATTGCCAAGGCGGCACGGACACTGATTGGAGAAATAGATGGTTAA